The following coding sequences lie in one Tichowtungia aerotolerans genomic window:
- a CDS encoding exosortase/archaeosortase family protein: MQNQTNIKVWSERWRLGALESQELIRIGLVSVMIGLLFMLFHMLGNTVENVNSRSAFTWMVARWGDTISFGADYSHGYFIPFVSLAVLWYRRKEIFSVETWVDWRGLVVVIGALFMHWLGAKMQQTRLSLMSLVLLTWGIPFYLFGWRIAKNLIFPCSYLIFCIPLNFLDVIAFPLRIFSTKIAVGMLNGFGIEAVRSGTAILIPSMPTGMDVADPCSGLRSLLAMTALTAVYAYFTQKTFIKKWILFLSSIPLAVIGNIARIVTIAFVSEALGPKPALGLYHDYSGYILFAAAITAMVIFGGLLNMGFKEMLKKWKFVR; this comes from the coding sequence ATGCAGAACCAAACAAATATTAAAGTCTGGAGTGAGCGTTGGCGGCTGGGGGCGCTGGAATCACAGGAATTAATTCGGATTGGTCTTGTTTCTGTGATGATTGGCCTGCTGTTTATGCTGTTCCATATGCTTGGAAACACGGTTGAAAATGTCAACAGCCGTTCGGCGTTCACATGGATGGTTGCCCGGTGGGGCGACACAATTTCTTTTGGAGCAGACTATTCTCACGGTTATTTTATTCCGTTTGTGAGCCTTGCTGTTCTCTGGTACCGCCGAAAAGAGATTTTTTCGGTTGAAACCTGGGTCGATTGGCGGGGGTTGGTTGTTGTGATCGGCGCATTGTTTATGCATTGGCTGGGCGCAAAAATGCAGCAGACGCGACTCTCTTTGATGAGTCTGGTGTTACTGACATGGGGGATTCCTTTTTATTTATTTGGATGGCGCATTGCAAAAAATCTTATTTTCCCCTGTTCGTATCTTATTTTTTGTATTCCGCTGAACTTTCTGGATGTGATCGCATTTCCATTGCGCATTTTTTCCACAAAAATCGCCGTGGGTATGCTGAATGGCTTTGGAATTGAAGCTGTTCGATCGGGAACAGCGATCCTGATTCCGTCGATGCCGACCGGAATGGATGTCGCCGACCCTTGTTCCGGCTTACGATCTCTTTTGGCGATGACGGCATTGACAGCCGTTTACGCCTATTTCACCCAGAAAACGTTTATTAAAAAATGGATCCTGTTTCTTTCGTCTATTCCGTTGGCGGTGATCGGGAATATTGCCCGAATCGTAACGATCGCTTTTGTTTCAGAAGCTTTAGGGCCCAAACCGGCTCTTGGGCTCTATCATGATTATTCCGGCTATATCCTGTTTGCTGCCGCAATTACCGCAATGGTTATTTTCGGTGGATTGCTGAACATGGGTTTCAAGGAGATGTTAAAAAAATGGAAATTCGTTCGCTAA
- a CDS encoding CBS domain-containing protein, whose amino-acid sequence MSDVPLPLDQSALRIQELAYGLKVRDVMTRKIFAVTRTCTMRDVQTIMKNNGISGVPVVDDAHVVGIISMNDIMNAFVNGHMDDGVARHMVTDVQTLSDEVPLTFAMSAFSKYSFRRFPVVNQKNELVGIITPRNINLALIRELSRQLDELEDNSGHPEQGGSKPVFHQIYRLTRYDFEHAGRASAELKKQLKARGIPPKVIRRAAIASYELEINVVAHSHGGTFAVLVDDERVRITANDFGPGIPDVDAAMTEGFSTANDWIRSQGFGAGMGLPNAKRVSDEFEIQSGIEMGTMVKAIVYLKQGEQR is encoded by the coding sequence ATGAGCGACGTACCGCTGCCGCTGGATCAATCCGCACTGCGAATTCAGGAGCTGGCCTACGGCTTAAAAGTGCGGGATGTGATGACTCGAAAAATTTTTGCCGTCACGCGTACGTGCACGATGCGTGATGTGCAGACTATCATGAAAAACAACGGAATCAGCGGTGTTCCGGTGGTCGACGATGCCCATGTGGTTGGCATCATCAGCATGAATGACATCATGAATGCGTTTGTTAATGGACATATGGATGACGGGGTTGCCCGGCATATGGTCACGGATGTACAGACTTTGAGTGATGAGGTTCCTCTGACTTTTGCGATGTCGGCTTTCAGCAAATATTCCTTTCGCCGTTTTCCGGTCGTCAATCAGAAAAATGAGCTGGTCGGCATCATCACTCCGCGCAATATCAACCTGGCATTGATTCGGGAGCTGTCGCGCCAACTGGATGAGCTCGAGGACAACAGCGGACATCCTGAGCAGGGTGGATCAAAGCCGGTTTTCCATCAGATCTACCGTCTGACCCGTTATGACTTTGAACACGCAGGCCGAGCATCCGCTGAATTGAAAAAGCAGCTCAAAGCGCGGGGGATTCCTCCGAAGGTGATCCGTCGAGCTGCAATTGCCAGTTATGAGCTCGAGATCAATGTTGTGGCGCATTCCCATGGCGGTACCTTTGCGGTTCTGGTTGACGACGAACGCGTGCGCATTACTGCCAATGACTTTGGGCCGGGCATTCCCGATGTAGATGCTGCGATGACCGAGGGGTTTTCCACAGCCAATGACTGGATTCGCTCTCAGGGCTTTGGTGCCGGAATGGGACTGCCCAATGCTAAACGGGTCTCTGATGAATTTGAAATTCAGTCGGGGATCGAAATGGGAACAATGGTCAAAGCGATTGTTTATCTAAAACAAGGAGAACAACGATGA
- a CDS encoding exosortase-associated EpsI family protein → MEIRSLTPHLTLIGLLVLTALALAFTVDVTLSDTPGVRMELPSQIDDWSGDELRYSHDRDNPKQYRVSELELPDIDPETGKKLFTMSYAEYEALPHDTEFVKSIYTNNTDGNVFVSIVLSGKERNSIHRPQRCLVGQGNTIVGTERMEIPLAGREPLKVDVLKTERRYRNANGEMQTYYGYYAYWFVGQSRETPSHYERMFWLAWDRVVHSVAHRWAYIAVSGQRADENSQDYKQDMKDFVEKLYPYLLIDHSRHDKS, encoded by the coding sequence ATGGAAATTCGTTCGCTAACTCCGCATTTGACATTGATCGGCCTGCTGGTTCTGACCGCTCTGGCTCTCGCGTTTACGGTGGATGTTACTTTGAGTGATACACCGGGGGTTCGTATGGAACTGCCTTCTCAGATTGATGACTGGAGCGGCGATGAGCTGCGCTATTCTCACGACCGGGATAATCCAAAGCAATATCGTGTCAGTGAGCTGGAGTTGCCGGATATTGATCCGGAGACAGGAAAAAAACTCTTTACGATGAGTTATGCAGAGTATGAGGCTCTGCCTCACGATACGGAGTTTGTTAAATCGATTTATACTAACAATACAGATGGAAATGTTTTCGTTTCAATTGTTCTTTCCGGGAAGGAGAGAAACAGTATCCATCGCCCTCAACGTTGTCTGGTCGGGCAGGGCAACACGATTGTGGGGACGGAACGGATGGAGATCCCGTTGGCGGGTCGAGAGCCTTTGAAGGTGGATGTGTTAAAAACGGAACGCCGGTATCGTAATGCAAACGGTGAAATGCAAACCTATTACGGATATTACGCCTATTGGTTTGTTGGGCAAAGCCGCGAGACGCCCAGCCATTATGAACGCATGTTCTGGCTGGCTTGGGACCGAGTCGTGCACAGTGTTGCTCATCGTTGGGCGTATATTGCTGTGTCTGGACAACGGGCTGATGAAAACTCTCAGGACTACAAACAGGACATGAAAGATTTTGTTGAGAAGCTCTATCCGTACCTGCTGATTGATCATTCCCGCCACGACAAAAGTTGA
- the aroE gene encoding shikimate dehydrogenase: MNKLAVLGHPIGHTLSPVMHNASIQALGLADQYEYDKLDVAPDALLERLSRFPSEGYAGVNLTIPLKEVAFQGLEKLDESARTLGAVNTVEFTDDGPVGHNTDGYGVLKALEEAFGKTVENDSVFVLGCGGAGRAVALMAALNGAKTVTLADVDAERLANLAAEIAEKAPTVDISQCLEKAEQVEKCRAADLVIQASPVGMKKDDPSLMPPEAFREGQRVFDLIYMYPETTLLGVARKQGAQVANGLGMLLHQGARAFKIWTGIQPDVAAMRTALELAVYGDR; this comes from the coding sequence ATGAATAAACTTGCAGTTTTGGGCCACCCGATCGGCCACACACTTTCGCCGGTGATGCACAACGCTTCTATTCAAGCGCTTGGTTTGGCGGACCAATATGAATATGACAAGCTCGATGTCGCACCGGATGCATTGCTGGAACGCCTTTCCCGGTTTCCTTCTGAAGGCTATGCCGGGGTCAACCTCACAATTCCACTCAAAGAAGTCGCATTCCAAGGGTTGGAAAAGCTCGACGAAAGCGCTAGGACTCTTGGGGCCGTGAATACGGTTGAATTTACGGATGACGGTCCGGTCGGTCATAATACCGACGGGTACGGCGTGCTCAAAGCGCTTGAGGAGGCATTCGGAAAAACCGTTGAGAACGATTCCGTTTTTGTGCTTGGTTGCGGAGGGGCTGGGCGCGCCGTCGCTCTGATGGCCGCGCTGAATGGAGCAAAAACGGTCACGTTGGCTGATGTTGACGCGGAGCGTCTTGCTAATCTGGCAGCCGAAATTGCGGAAAAGGCTCCAACGGTTGACATTTCCCAATGTTTGGAAAAAGCGGAGCAAGTTGAGAAATGCCGTGCAGCCGATCTGGTGATTCAGGCTTCACCGGTCGGGATGAAAAAGGATGATCCGTCGTTGATGCCGCCCGAAGCGTTTCGCGAAGGGCAGCGTGTTTTTGATCTGATCTATATGTATCCGGAAACGACTTTGCTCGGCGTTGCCAGAAAACAAGGGGCTCAGGTTGCAAACGGTTTGGGGATGCTGCTGCATCAGGGAGCCCGGGCGTTCAAAATCTGGACCGGTATCCAGCCCGATGTCGCGGCAATGCGTACGGCCCTGGAACTGGCGGTTTACGGAGATCGCTAG
- a CDS encoding 2-isopropylmalate synthase, which translates to MKTPKYKVPESFDMPDRQWPSRTLTDSPVWCSVDLRDGNQALPDPMTPDQKREYFKMLCDIGFKHIEVGFPSASQDDFDFFRGLIEEDRVPEDVFIMGLTQCRSHLIERTFEAFKGVKQGIVHAYIATSDLHMKQVFGMDRQDTIETAVAATRQIRELADAMPESDIRYEFSPEEFTDTDPEFCLELCKAVYDAWGKATPEKPLILNLPATVERRPPNHYADMIEWFCSRFPNRDRVQISLHSHNDQGMAVAATELALMAGADRVEGTLFGHGERTGNVDLVTVVGNLFSRGIETGLDFSNMEKVVESVERLTGMPVYYRQPYAGEYAFTAFSGSHQDAINKGMHRLDKASEIFGMRWKVPYLHIDPADLGRSFERLIRINSQSGKGGIAWVLEQEYGVHIPKAMQPELREEVQRYSEEVSRELSSEEVYKIFEEKFLRPEGPYELAGYWPRPDDNDPTFIHGEVKILVNGEAKTSVADGNGPISAFVNAVRELAGIEFGVDDYHEQAIGKGADAQALAYVPLKLKDNGVIFGVGSDSNIDQAAVRAIIAGLNRIEGQQK; encoded by the coding sequence ATGAAAACACCGAAATACAAAGTGCCGGAATCGTTTGACATGCCTGACCGCCAGTGGCCGTCGCGCACTCTGACCGACAGCCCCGTCTGGTGTTCTGTTGATCTGCGTGACGGGAATCAGGCACTGCCTGATCCGATGACTCCCGATCAGAAGCGTGAGTATTTTAAGATGCTGTGCGACATCGGTTTTAAACATATTGAAGTCGGATTCCCGTCTGCCAGTCAGGATGATTTTGATTTCTTTCGTGGTCTGATCGAGGAGGATCGTGTTCCGGAAGACGTTTTTATCATGGGGCTGACGCAGTGCCGTTCCCATCTGATTGAACGGACTTTTGAGGCATTCAAAGGAGTTAAGCAGGGGATTGTCCATGCTTATATTGCGACATCTGACCTGCATATGAAGCAGGTATTCGGAATGGATCGGCAGGATACAATTGAAACGGCCGTGGCGGCCACCCGTCAGATCCGTGAATTGGCCGATGCTATGCCGGAAAGTGATATCCGTTACGAATTTTCTCCAGAAGAGTTCACGGATACCGATCCCGAATTCTGTCTGGAATTGTGTAAGGCGGTTTATGATGCCTGGGGCAAAGCAACCCCGGAGAAGCCGCTGATTCTGAATCTGCCGGCGACGGTGGAGCGTCGACCGCCAAATCATTATGCAGATATGATTGAGTGGTTTTGTTCGCGCTTCCCGAACCGGGACCGTGTTCAGATTTCTCTGCATTCTCATAATGATCAGGGAATGGCGGTTGCCGCCACCGAACTGGCACTGATGGCCGGCGCGGACCGTGTGGAAGGCACACTGTTCGGGCACGGAGAGCGGACTGGCAACGTGGATCTGGTTACCGTTGTCGGCAACCTGTTTTCGCGCGGTATCGAGACAGGACTGGATTTTTCTAATATGGAAAAGGTTGTGGAGTCGGTCGAGCGTTTGACCGGTATGCCGGTGTATTACCGCCAGCCGTATGCCGGAGAGTATGCTTTCACAGCGTTTTCAGGGTCACATCAGGATGCCATCAACAAAGGGATGCACCGTTTGGACAAAGCCTCCGAAATCTTTGGAATGCGCTGGAAAGTTCCATATCTGCATATCGACCCGGCCGATCTGGGGCGCAGTTTCGAACGGCTGATTCGTATTAACTCGCAGTCTGGAAAAGGCGGTATTGCATGGGTGCTGGAGCAGGAGTACGGGGTCCATATTCCCAAAGCCATGCAACCGGAATTGCGCGAAGAGGTGCAGCGGTACAGTGAAGAGGTTTCCCGGGAACTGAGCTCGGAAGAAGTGTACAAAATTTTCGAAGAGAAATTTTTACGGCCGGAAGGACCGTACGAACTGGCAGGCTATTGGCCGCGCCCGGATGATAACGATCCGACATTTATTCATGGAGAAGTGAAAATCCTGGTGAATGGAGAAGCCAAAACGTCGGTGGCCGATGGAAACGGCCCCATTTCGGCATTTGTAAATGCTGTTCGGGAGCTGGCCGGCATTGAGTTCGGTGTGGATGACTATCATGAACAGGCGATCGGGAAGGGTGCTGATGCGCAGGCTCTGGCATATGTGCCGTTGAAGTTGAAAGATAACGGTGTGATTTTTGGTGTTGGATCGGATTCAAATATTGATCAGGCCGCCGTGCGTGCCATTATTGCCGGACTGAACCGTATTGAAGGACAACAAAAATGA
- a CDS encoding prepilin peptidase gives MEIYFAFVTLILGLCFGSFLNVCIYRIPAEISLSHPPSTCPKCKTRIKWYDNIPVFGWLMLGGKCRACKQPISAGYPVIELTTGLFFLTLYLIYGFTWITPIYALCVFGLLLATFVDIAEMWIPDRVSIGGMIVFPIFSVFVPELHGAADWVGGLFASAIGMAAGFIGFWLIGVIGKAIFKKDAMGFGDVKLMGGLGALLGWQAVIYILFFSALAGSVIGVALIAMNKKELSSQIPYGPYLALAAFSWMLGGYHLWDAYLAMMKF, from the coding sequence ATGGAAATATACTTTGCGTTTGTGACTCTGATTTTGGGGCTTTGCTTCGGCAGTTTTCTTAACGTTTGCATTTATCGGATTCCAGCGGAAATTTCGCTGTCTCATCCTCCGTCGACCTGCCCGAAATGCAAAACCCGGATCAAGTGGTATGACAACATTCCGGTGTTCGGATGGCTGATGCTGGGCGGCAAATGCCGGGCCTGCAAACAGCCCATTTCCGCCGGCTATCCTGTGATCGAGCTGACCACCGGACTGTTTTTCCTCACGTTGTACCTGATCTACGGCTTCACCTGGATCACCCCGATTTACGCCCTGTGCGTTTTCGGCCTGCTGCTCGCCACGTTTGTCGATATTGCCGAGATGTGGATTCCGGACCGGGTGAGTATCGGAGGAATGATCGTTTTCCCGATTTTCAGTGTGTTTGTTCCTGAGTTGCACGGAGCCGCCGATTGGGTTGGCGGGCTGTTTGCCTCAGCCATTGGAATGGCTGCCGGCTTCATCGGCTTCTGGCTGATCGGCGTAATCGGAAAGGCTATTTTCAAAAAGGATGCAATGGGCTTTGGCGACGTAAAACTGATGGGGGGGCTCGGTGCGCTGCTCGGTTGGCAGGCTGTGATCTATATCCTCTTTTTCTCTGCGCTGGCTGGTTCCGTCATCGGAGTGGCATTGATCGCAATGAACAAAAAAGAACTGTCCAGTCAGATCCCGTACGGGCCGTATTTGGCGCTGGCCGCTTTTTCCTGGATGCTCGGCGGATATCATCTGTGGGATGCCTATCTGGCGATGATGAAATTTTAA